The Drosophila gunungcola strain Sukarami unplaced genomic scaffold, Dgunungcola_SK_2 000105F, whole genome shotgun sequence genome includes a region encoding these proteins:
- the LOC128265242 gene encoding uncharacterized protein LOC128265242 — protein MEKMEKMSEVNVDADAENPTDYMLDKEMDLLGELGDCHKTKLAGIDVEAKSDMSHNGNFPMVSQATTGAEDTTLPQEEESDLLPLGLVQKEGEEKTLCAIQALDKIIQRMETLQCRIRRFLQLECGTDKDESQMEKPAT, from the coding sequence ATGGAAAAGATGGAAAAGATGTCAGAGGTGAATgtcgatgccgatgccgagaATCCCACGGACTATATGCTCGACAAGGAGATGGATCTGCTGGGCGAACTGGGCGATTGCCACAAGACCAAACTGGCGGGCATTGATGTGGAAGCGAAATCTGACATGTCCCACAATGGTAATTTTCCGATGGTCAGCCAGGCGACGACAGGAGCTGAGGACACAACACTCCCGCAGGAAGAGGAGTCGGATCTGCTGCCCTTAGGATTGGTCCAGAAGGAGGGGGAGGAGAAAACCTTGTGTGCCATTCAGGCTCTGGACAAGATAATCCAGCGGATGGAGACACTGCAGTGTCGGATTCGTAGATTCCTGCAACTGGAATGCGGTACCGATAAAGATGAATCGCAGATGGAGAAGCCTGCAACCTAA